One Streptomyces fagopyri DNA window includes the following coding sequences:
- a CDS encoding PadR family transcriptional regulator, with amino-acid sequence MRSEGQEFGFERGQGRHGGPGPRGRGRSEGLRGAFGPFGPGGPGGFGGPGFGPGPWGGGRGGRGGPRGRARRGDVRASILALLKDRPMHGYEMIQEIAERSGGTWKPSPGSVYPTLQLLEDEGLIVSAAEGGKKLFSLTEEGRGAAEEGPDAPWEEAGRGIDWETLHEIRQAGFGLMEAFGQVWKTGSKDQRDKALAVINEARKKLYLILADED; translated from the coding sequence ATGCGTTCCGAAGGACAGGAATTCGGATTCGAACGGGGACAGGGCCGACATGGCGGTCCCGGCCCGCGGGGCAGGGGTCGCTCCGAGGGGCTGCGCGGGGCTTTCGGGCCCTTCGGTCCCGGTGGTCCCGGCGGCTTCGGTGGACCCGGCTTCGGCCCGGGCCCCTGGGGTGGCGGGCGAGGCGGCCGGGGCGGTCCCAGGGGCAGGGCGCGGCGCGGTGACGTACGCGCGTCGATCCTGGCGCTGCTCAAGGACCGGCCGATGCACGGCTACGAGATGATCCAGGAGATCGCCGAACGCAGTGGCGGGACGTGGAAGCCCAGCCCGGGTTCGGTCTACCCGACCCTCCAACTGCTGGAGGACGAAGGTCTCATCGTGAGCGCGGCCGAGGGCGGCAAGAAGCTGTTCTCACTCACCGAGGAAGGCCGCGGCGCGGCCGAGGAGGGACCTGACGCTCCCTGGGAAGAGGCCGGGCGCGGGATCGACTGGGAGACGCTGCACGAGATCCGGCAGGCCGGCTTCGGTCTCATGGAGGCCTTCGGCCAGGTCTGGAAGACCGGCAGCAAGGACCAGCGCGACAAGGCGCTGGCAGTCATCAACGAAGCCCGCAAGAAGCTGTACCTGATCCTCGCCGACGAGGACTGA
- a CDS encoding type II toxin-antitoxin system Rv0910 family toxin — MAEVSAEARIEAPAEKVWAQLTDFSSYGEWNSTHTSFPKGGPASLEVGGTFEENMKLMGFPAEVGWTIEELEPARVLAIRGKGPMAVTVATRYTLTPDGDATSVRIDGEFTGAAVSLMAGKLKDSATAALNESLRKLGGLVT, encoded by the coding sequence ATGGCCGAAGTCAGCGCGGAAGCACGGATCGAGGCGCCGGCGGAGAAGGTGTGGGCGCAGCTCACCGACTTCTCGTCGTACGGCGAGTGGAACTCGACCCACACCAGCTTCCCCAAGGGCGGCCCCGCCTCACTCGAGGTGGGCGGGACGTTCGAGGAGAACATGAAGCTCATGGGGTTCCCGGCCGAGGTCGGCTGGACCATCGAGGAACTGGAACCCGCCCGCGTCCTGGCCATCCGCGGAAAGGGCCCGATGGCCGTCACCGTCGCCACCCGCTACACCCTCACCCCCGACGGCGACGCCACCTCGGTGCGCATCGACGGGGAGTTCACCGGCGCGGCCGTCTCGCTGATGGCCGGCAAGCTCAAGGACTCGGCGACGGCCGCCCTCAACGAGTCGTTGCGCAAGCTGGGCGGACTGGTGACCTGA
- a CDS encoding Clp protease N-terminal domain-containing protein codes for MPPRIPSQSAAESGSRRTELEAGLSDELASVVSAARRRALRDGDRQIDTAHLLHSLLESDQRVRAVFDGAPRITRLLGYLVQRSIGYGLRWQSAVEDSGVVPVVVEAGWSPVAAGAMEGACARAGLRGEARAHCLDLLAAIVADPQARAVEVLRRAGTDLGVLLPRIENALRSECADGYGGERAHGYEGERAHGYADGYADERAHGYADVDRGGWGGCGAGAGESSR; via the coding sequence GTGCCACCCCGTATCCCCTCGCAGTCGGCCGCCGAGAGCGGCTCCCGCCGTACGGAACTCGAGGCAGGGCTCAGCGACGAGCTCGCCTCGGTGGTCTCCGCCGCGCGCAGACGGGCGCTGCGGGACGGGGACCGGCAGATCGACACGGCCCATCTGCTGCACTCGCTGTTGGAGTCGGACCAGCGGGTGCGCGCCGTCTTCGACGGTGCCCCGCGGATCACCCGGCTGCTCGGCTACCTCGTCCAGCGCAGCATCGGCTATGGGCTGCGCTGGCAGAGCGCCGTGGAGGACTCGGGTGTCGTGCCGGTGGTGGTCGAGGCGGGCTGGTCGCCGGTGGCGGCCGGTGCCATGGAGGGCGCGTGCGCCCGCGCCGGACTGCGCGGCGAGGCGCGAGCCCACTGTCTCGACCTGCTCGCCGCGATCGTCGCCGATCCGCAGGCGCGGGCCGTCGAGGTACTCAGGCGCGCGGGCACGGACCTCGGAGTGCTGCTGCCCCGGATCGAGAACGCGCTGCGGAGCGAATGCGCGGACGGCTACGGGGGCGAACGCGCGCACGGGTACGAGGGCGAACGTGCGCACGGGTACGCGGACGGCTACGCGGACGAGCGCGCGCACGGGTACGCGGACGTGGACCGGGGCGGGTGGGGCGGGTGCGGGGCCGGGGCCGGGGAGTCCAGTCGTTGA
- a CDS encoding EamA family transporter, translating into MPVHTSQGSQGNRGRGVGLGLALASAVAFGGSGVAAKPLIEAGLDPLHVVWLRVTGAALVMLPLAVRHRALLRRRPALLAGFGLLAVAGVQACYFAAISRIPVGVALLVEYLAPALVLGWVRFVQRRPVTRAAALGVVLAVGGLACVVEVWSGLSFDAVGLLLALGAACCQVGYFVLSDQGSDAGDEAPDPLGVIAYGLLVGSLVLTVVARPWTMDWSILGGGADMNGTSVPAALLLGWIVLIATVVAYVTGVLSVRRLSPQVAGVVACLEAVIATVLAWVLLGEHLSAPQIVGGAVVLAGAFIAQSSAPVKPSDGPVLGGAAGVEAGGPEGESTARGGVARTRS; encoded by the coding sequence GTGCCGGTGCATACGTCTCAGGGCAGTCAGGGCAATCGTGGAAGAGGCGTCGGCCTGGGCCTCGCCCTCGCGTCGGCGGTCGCCTTCGGTGGATCGGGTGTCGCGGCGAAACCGCTGATAGAGGCGGGCCTCGACCCGCTCCACGTGGTGTGGCTGCGGGTCACCGGCGCCGCCCTGGTGATGCTGCCGCTCGCCGTACGGCATCGCGCGCTGCTGCGCCGGCGCCCCGCGCTGCTGGCCGGGTTCGGTCTGCTCGCCGTGGCCGGGGTCCAGGCCTGCTACTTCGCCGCGATCTCCCGGATACCCGTCGGCGTCGCCCTGCTCGTCGAATACCTCGCGCCCGCGCTCGTGCTCGGCTGGGTGCGGTTCGTGCAGCGCCGGCCCGTGACGCGTGCCGCGGCTCTCGGTGTCGTCCTCGCGGTGGGCGGACTCGCCTGTGTCGTCGAGGTGTGGTCCGGACTGAGCTTCGACGCGGTCGGGCTGCTGCTCGCCCTGGGCGCCGCCTGCTGCCAGGTCGGCTACTTCGTCCTGTCCGACCAGGGCAGCGACGCGGGGGACGAGGCACCCGACCCGCTCGGGGTCATCGCGTACGGACTGCTCGTCGGTTCGCTCGTGCTGACCGTCGTCGCACGGCCCTGGACGATGGACTGGTCGATCCTCGGCGGCGGCGCGGACATGAACGGGACGTCCGTTCCGGCCGCCCTGCTCCTAGGTTGGATCGTGCTGATCGCGACCGTCGTCGCGTACGTGACCGGGGTGCTCTCGGTGCGCAGGCTCTCCCCGCAGGTCGCGGGTGTCGTGGCCTGTCTGGAGGCGGTCATCGCCACGGTGCTCGCCTGGGTCCTGCTCGGTGAGCACCTGTCCGCCCCGCAGATCGTCGGCGGTGCCGTCGTGCTGGCCGGCGCCTTCATCGCGCAGTCGTCGGCGCCGGTGAAGCCTTCCGACGGGCCGGTCCTGGGCGGTGCGGCCGGTGTCGAAGCGGGCGGTCCCGAGGGGGAGTCGACCGCCCGGGGTGGCGTGGCGCGGACCCGGAGCTGA
- a CDS encoding pyridoxamine 5'-phosphate oxidase family protein, protein MPETSTEPGTARAAAYTPTDRTVPTRSKERAAYDHELVHAILDEGYVCHLGFVRDGAPVVLPTLYARVGRRLYVHGSTGSRPLRMTGGTDPGLPVCVTVTHVDGLVLARSAFHHSINYRSVVVHGVAHQVTDPDEKRAALDALVDQVVPGRSSDSRAANAKELAATAVIALDLDEVSAKLRTGGPNDDPEDLDLPHWTGVVPVTKGQGTPIPADDLAPGIRLPGYLTAR, encoded by the coding sequence ATGCCGGAGACGAGCACAGAGCCAGGGACGGCGCGGGCCGCCGCCTACACCCCGACCGACCGCACCGTCCCCACCCGCTCCAAGGAGCGCGCCGCGTACGACCACGAACTGGTCCACGCGATACTCGACGAGGGGTACGTCTGCCACCTCGGCTTCGTCCGGGACGGCGCGCCGGTCGTGCTGCCCACCCTCTACGCACGGGTCGGCCGACGCCTCTACGTGCACGGCTCGACGGGCTCGCGACCCCTGCGGATGACCGGCGGGACCGACCCCGGGCTGCCGGTCTGCGTGACCGTCACCCATGTCGACGGCCTGGTCCTCGCCCGGTCCGCCTTCCACCACTCGATCAACTACCGCTCCGTGGTGGTGCACGGCGTCGCGCACCAGGTGACGGACCCGGACGAGAAGCGCGCGGCCCTGGACGCACTGGTCGACCAGGTCGTTCCCGGCCGCTCGTCCGACTCCCGCGCGGCCAACGCCAAGGAACTGGCCGCCACCGCGGTGATCGCCCTCGACCTGGACGAGGTCTCGGCGAAGCTCCGCACCGGCGGCCCGAACGACGACCCCGAGGACCTGGACCTCCCCCACTGGACCGGCGTGGTCCCCGTCACCAAGGGACAGGGCACCCCGATCCCCGCCGACGACCTAGCCCCCGGCATCCGGCTGCCCGGCTACCTGACGGCCCGGTGA
- a CDS encoding aminotransferase class I/II-fold pyridoxal phosphate-dependent enzyme yields MLGEYRIEGRRAADIAASVERAVGAGALEPGQLLPPMRELATQLGVNPNTVAAAYRVLRERGVIETDGRRGSRVRSRPVTTGREYIRVEVPDGVRNLVDGNPDRALLPGLAEAFAAAAGEADRDPVLYGDDAVEPELWRLARADLDADGVPEGPIVVTSGSLDGIERVLAAHLKPGDAVAVEDPGWGSVFDLAPALGLRTVPVRVDDEGPLPDDVQGALEAGARALIVTDRAQNPTGAAVTSTRARALRSVLARYPRTLVIEDDHGHRIVDLPLHPLAGVTDHWALVRSVAKAYGPDLRLAVLTGDAVTMDRVHGRQRLGPGWVSRLLQRAVARLWAGGAVDVPAVAAAYGRRRDALIDALARRGIEAHGRSGMNVWIPVPDETGAVARLLHAGWAVAPGARFRMSAPPGIRITVSTLTADDIGPLADAVASAAGPAPARRYV; encoded by the coding sequence GTGCTAGGAGAGTATCGGATCGAAGGGCGTCGCGCAGCGGACATCGCGGCGAGCGTCGAGCGCGCGGTGGGCGCCGGAGCGCTCGAACCGGGACAACTGCTGCCGCCGATGCGGGAGTTGGCCACGCAGCTGGGGGTGAATCCCAATACCGTGGCCGCCGCGTACCGCGTTCTGCGTGAACGCGGGGTGATCGAGACGGACGGCCGTCGAGGCAGCCGAGTCCGCTCCAGGCCCGTCACCACGGGGCGCGAGTACATCCGGGTGGAGGTGCCGGACGGTGTGCGGAACCTGGTGGACGGCAACCCGGACCGTGCCCTGCTGCCCGGCCTGGCCGAGGCGTTCGCCGCGGCGGCGGGAGAGGCGGACCGGGACCCCGTGCTGTACGGGGACGACGCCGTGGAACCCGAACTGTGGCGGCTCGCGCGCGCCGACCTCGACGCGGACGGGGTGCCGGAGGGCCCGATCGTCGTCACGTCCGGGTCGCTCGACGGCATCGAGCGCGTCCTGGCGGCCCATCTCAAGCCGGGCGACGCGGTCGCCGTGGAGGACCCGGGGTGGGGCAGCGTGTTCGACCTCGCGCCGGCGCTGGGGCTGCGGACGGTCCCGGTGCGCGTCGACGACGAGGGCCCGCTGCCCGACGACGTACAGGGTGCGCTGGAGGCGGGCGCCCGCGCGCTGATCGTCACGGACCGGGCGCAGAACCCGACCGGCGCCGCCGTGACCTCCACCCGTGCGCGTGCCCTGCGTTCCGTACTGGCGCGGTACCCGCGCACCCTTGTCATCGAGGACGATCACGGGCACCGGATCGTCGACCTGCCCCTGCATCCGCTGGCCGGAGTGACGGACCACTGGGCCCTGGTGCGCTCCGTCGCCAAGGCGTACGGCCCCGACCTGCGGCTCGCCGTGCTCACCGGGGACGCCGTCACCATGGACCGCGTGCACGGGCGGCAGCGGCTCGGCCCCGGCTGGGTGAGCCGGCTGCTGCAGCGGGCGGTCGCGCGTCTGTGGGCCGGCGGTGCGGTCGACGTGCCGGCGGTGGCCGCGGCGTACGGGCGGCGCCGGGACGCGCTGATCGACGCCCTCGCGCGGCGTGGCATCGAGGCCCACGGGCGCAGCGGGATGAACGTCTGGATTCCCGTCCCGGACGAGACCGGGGCGGTCGCGCGGCTGCTGCACGCGGGCTGGGCGGTCGCGCCGGGAGCACGCTTCCGGATGAGCGCGCCGCCCGGCATCCGGATCACCGTCTCGACGCTCACGGCGGACGACATCGGACCGCTGGCGGACGCCGTAGCCTCCGCCGCCGGTCCCGCACCCGCCCGCCGTTACGTGTGA
- a CDS encoding DMT family transporter yields the protein MTTVATPGTASPDPASPDPMSTEPASAEPASAEPISTEPASATPAPTGHGPRRRAALDWRIRFGALSLIWGFSFLLIKVGTESYAPFQVTLGRLVFGTAVLAVAMAVKRERLPRGARTWGHLAVAALLLNALPFSLFAYAELTIPSTLAGICNATSPLWGMALSMVALSEDRPTRRRVAGLGLGFLGVLTVLGAWQGFHGLDATGTAMALLASLSYPVGWIYVRRTLAGSDHSHLSMTGAQLLLATAQLALVVPLFTTVPSHFPLVPLLATAALGALGTGFAVLVQYGLVAEVGPTTAQMVTYFIPVIATAAGVAVLGESLTWSTPVGAVIVLAGAALTQTRARR from the coding sequence ATGACCACCGTCGCCACGCCGGGCACCGCCTCCCCCGACCCCGCCTCCCCCGACCCGATGTCCACTGAGCCGGCCTCCGCCGAGCCGGCCTCCGCCGAGCCGATCTCCACAGAGCCGGCCTCCGCAACCCCGGCTCCGACCGGCCACGGGCCGCGCCGCCGCGCCGCGCTCGACTGGCGGATCCGCTTCGGCGCCCTCTCGCTCATCTGGGGATTCAGCTTCTTGCTCATCAAGGTCGGCACGGAGAGCTACGCGCCGTTCCAAGTCACCCTAGGGCGGCTGGTGTTCGGAACCGCGGTGCTCGCGGTCGCGATGGCGGTCAAGCGGGAGCGCCTGCCACGCGGGGCGCGCACCTGGGGACATCTCGCGGTCGCGGCCCTCCTGCTGAACGCGCTGCCGTTCTCGCTCTTCGCCTACGCGGAGCTGACGATCCCCTCCACGCTCGCGGGCATCTGCAACGCGACCTCACCGCTGTGGGGCATGGCCCTGTCCATGGTGGCCCTGTCCGAGGACCGGCCGACCCGGCGCAGAGTAGCCGGGCTCGGTCTCGGATTCCTCGGCGTGCTGACGGTCCTCGGCGCCTGGCAGGGTTTCCACGGCCTGGACGCCACGGGTACGGCGATGGCCCTGCTGGCCTCGCTGAGCTACCCCGTCGGCTGGATCTACGTCCGCCGCACCCTGGCCGGCTCCGACCACTCCCACCTGTCCATGACCGGCGCCCAGTTGCTCCTGGCCACCGCCCAACTGGCTCTGGTCGTACCGCTGTTCACCACCGTGCCGAGCCACTTCCCGCTCGTCCCACTGCTGGCCACGGCCGCCCTGGGCGCCCTCGGCACGGGCTTCGCCGTCCTCGTCCAGTACGGCCTGGTCGCCGAGGTCGGCCCGACCACCGCGCAGATGGTCACCTACTTCATCCCGGTCATCGCCACCGCGGCGGGGGTCGCCGTCCTCGGCGAGTCGCTGACCTGGTCGACGCCGGTCGGCGCGGTGATCGTCCTGGCCGGCGCGGCGCTCACCCAGACCAGGGCCCGCCGATGA
- a CDS encoding LysR family transcriptional regulator: MLNLERLRTLDALARHGSVSGAAEGLHVTTSAVSQQMSKLEREVGQQLLAKNGRGVRLTDAGRLLADHAARILSQVELAQSDLEAQRGQVVGELRLSAFPTAARGLFPTALAALRADHPGLRVRSCELEPEAGVAGVVRGDLDLAVVLDWYNRPMPLPDGLVKAAILDDPADVAMPVGHRLADRAEVDLAEFAEDEWITWGEGEFCHEWLMFTLRSKGVEPHVGHRAAETHTQLSMVAAGLGVCIAPVLGRRPMAEGVVTVPLRQRVQRHVYVVWRADADRRPSIRAAVEALRAAGEGVH, from the coding sequence ATGTTGAATCTGGAGCGCCTGCGCACCCTCGACGCCCTGGCCCGGCACGGATCGGTGAGCGGGGCGGCCGAAGGGCTGCATGTGACGACCTCGGCCGTGTCCCAGCAGATGTCCAAGCTGGAACGCGAGGTGGGCCAGCAGCTCCTCGCCAAGAACGGACGGGGGGTGCGGCTGACGGACGCGGGCCGGCTCCTCGCCGACCACGCGGCGCGCATCCTCTCGCAGGTCGAACTCGCCCAGTCCGACCTGGAGGCGCAGCGCGGACAGGTCGTCGGCGAGCTGCGCCTCTCGGCGTTCCCGACCGCCGCACGCGGGCTGTTCCCCACGGCGCTCGCGGCCCTGCGCGCCGACCATCCGGGGCTGCGGGTGCGCTCGTGCGAGCTGGAGCCCGAGGCCGGGGTCGCCGGAGTGGTGCGCGGTGACCTCGACCTGGCGGTGGTGCTCGACTGGTACAACAGGCCGATGCCGTTGCCCGACGGCCTGGTGAAGGCGGCGATCCTCGACGACCCGGCCGATGTGGCGATGCCGGTCGGCCACCGGCTCGCGGACCGCGCGGAGGTCGACCTGGCGGAGTTCGCCGAGGACGAGTGGATCACCTGGGGTGAGGGCGAGTTCTGCCACGAGTGGCTGATGTTCACGCTGCGCTCCAAGGGCGTCGAGCCGCACGTCGGCCATCGCGCCGCCGAGACGCACACCCAGCTCAGCATGGTCGCCGCGGGGCTCGGCGTCTGTATCGCGCCGGTGCTCGGACGCCGCCCGATGGCGGAGGGGGTCGTCACGGTCCCGCTGCGCCAGCGCGTACAGCGCCATGTGTACGTCGTCTGGCGGGCGGACGCCGACCGCCGCCCGTCGATCAGGGCGGCGGTGGAGGCACTGCGGGCGGCCGGAGAAGGTGTCCACTGA
- a CDS encoding pyridoxamine 5'-phosphate oxidase family protein, giving the protein MTVTQRRGRKIMMTPGELDEFLTTQRTCRVATVSQDGVPHVSALWFAWDGTSLWLYSVVRSKRWTQLRRDPRVAVVVDSGEEYDQLRGVELSGTVEFVGEVPRTGDLCAELDVPETLFARKNFGLEEMPHDGRHAWARLTPTAIASWDFRKLPPL; this is encoded by the coding sequence ATGACCGTCACTCAGCGCAGGGGTCGGAAGATCATGATGACCCCCGGCGAACTGGACGAGTTCCTCACCACCCAGCGCACGTGCCGCGTCGCGACGGTGTCGCAGGACGGCGTCCCCCATGTGAGTGCCCTCTGGTTCGCCTGGGACGGCACCTCGTTGTGGCTGTACTCCGTGGTGCGCAGCAAGCGGTGGACGCAGTTGCGGCGTGACCCGCGGGTCGCGGTGGTGGTCGACTCCGGTGAGGAGTACGACCAGTTGCGGGGCGTCGAGCTGTCCGGCACGGTGGAGTTCGTGGGCGAGGTCCCGCGCACCGGGGATCTGTGCGCCGAACTCGACGTCCCCGAGACCCTGTTCGCCCGCAAGAACTTCGGCCTGGAGGAGATGCCGCACGACGGCCGTCACGCGTGGGCGCGGCTGACTCCGACGGCGATCGCCTCCTGGGACTTCCGGAAGCTGCCGCCGCTGTAG
- a CDS encoding cysteine hydrolase has product MPSYEQLRELLDPATTVLLTIECQQGVVGPGSALPELAEEARSSGALAQVARLVGAAHESGVQVIHAVAERRPDGRGANRNARLFRAAERLPVRQLPGTAAVRVAAPIEVAEEDLVVRRLHGLSPIAGTDVDALLRNLGCRTLVVTGVSANVAVPNAVFDAVNRGYTVVVPADAIAGVPADYTPAMIRNTLALVATVTTTEDVLACLASPRR; this is encoded by the coding sequence GTGCCGTCGTACGAACAGCTCCGTGAACTCCTCGATCCGGCCACCACCGTGCTGCTCACCATCGAGTGCCAGCAGGGTGTGGTGGGTCCCGGCAGCGCACTGCCCGAACTCGCCGAAGAGGCCCGCTCCTCGGGGGCGTTGGCCCAGGTTGCGCGGCTGGTGGGTGCGGCGCACGAGAGCGGGGTGCAGGTGATCCACGCCGTCGCGGAGCGCCGGCCCGACGGGCGCGGCGCCAACCGCAACGCCCGGCTCTTCCGCGCGGCCGAACGGCTTCCCGTGCGCCAGTTGCCCGGGACGGCGGCGGTCCGGGTGGCCGCCCCGATCGAGGTCGCCGAGGAGGACCTCGTCGTACGCCGACTGCACGGACTGTCACCGATCGCGGGGACGGACGTCGACGCGCTGCTGCGCAACCTGGGCTGCCGCACCCTCGTGGTGACCGGTGTCTCCGCCAACGTGGCCGTCCCGAATGCCGTCTTCGATGCCGTGAACCGCGGCTACACCGTCGTGGTGCCCGCGGACGCCATCGCGGGAGTGCCTGCCGACTACACCCCCGCGATGATCCGCAACACGCTCGCCCTGGTCGCCACCGTCACCACCACCGAAGACGTGCTGGCCTGTCTCGCAAGCCCGCGCCGCTGA
- a CDS encoding Rieske (2Fe-2S) protein: MTSESLHPAPAPARRTVVAAVGAAGLAVALTACGSDDKSSDSSSSASSGGSGGGDNGVAGNAGGTVLAKTADIPEGGGKVFADQGVVVTQPTAGTFKAFSSKCTHQGCAVKDIANGVITCPCHNSQFSATDGSVKKGPATQALAAATISVDGDSIKLA, from the coding sequence ATGACCAGCGAATCGCTTCACCCCGCCCCGGCTCCGGCACGCCGCACCGTCGTGGCGGCGGTCGGCGCGGCGGGACTCGCCGTCGCGCTGACCGCGTGCGGGTCGGACGACAAATCGTCCGACTCCTCCTCCAGCGCGAGCAGCGGGGGTTCGGGCGGCGGCGACAACGGCGTGGCCGGGAACGCGGGCGGCACGGTCCTCGCCAAGACCGCCGACATCCCGGAGGGCGGCGGCAAGGTCTTCGCCGACCAGGGCGTGGTGGTCACGCAGCCCACGGCGGGCACCTTCAAGGCGTTCTCGTCCAAGTGCACCCACCAGGGCTGCGCCGTGAAGGACATCGCGAACGGCGTGATCACCTGTCCGTGCCACAACAGCCAGTTCTCCGCGACGGACGGCAGCGTGAAGAAGGGACCCGCGACGCAGGCCCTGGCCGCCGCCACCATCAGCGTGGACGGGGACTCGATCAAACTCGCGTGA
- a CDS encoding maleylpyruvate isomerase family mycothiol-dependent enzyme, which yields MGQDLRIGQDSSTMTRAGLVSARVSTGQLADVVALVDDGQWDLPSACAGWRVIDVIAHLGALAHEAVEPPAPDPSLPANRERYHDLRVDERRAWSHAEVVDEWRAFTPRQLEILEAAQEPPRSGQPVEVPGLGTYPRHLLANTMAFNVLCHLRHDMLAPDGPLPFAVPEETDALVAPAVEFMLAGLPQMQGPELAATVAQPLVLDLTGPGATTVTVLPATRQDARLTVRPGAGGATRITSTASDFIAWGTTREPWRDHCRVTGDTSAATPFLDRLDII from the coding sequence GTGGGCCAGGACCTCAGGATCGGTCAGGACTCCTCGACGATGACCCGCGCCGGCCTCGTCTCCGCGCGCGTGAGCACCGGGCAGCTGGCGGACGTCGTCGCCCTGGTGGACGACGGCCAGTGGGACCTGCCGTCCGCCTGTGCGGGCTGGCGCGTCATCGACGTGATCGCCCACTTGGGGGCCCTCGCCCACGAGGCCGTCGAACCCCCCGCCCCGGACCCCAGCCTGCCGGCGAACCGCGAGCGTTACCACGACCTGCGGGTCGACGAGCGTCGGGCCTGGAGCCACGCCGAGGTCGTCGACGAGTGGCGCGCGTTCACCCCGAGGCAGCTGGAGATCCTGGAGGCGGCCCAGGAGCCGCCGCGGTCCGGGCAGCCGGTAGAGGTGCCGGGCCTGGGGACCTACCCGCGACATCTCCTGGCGAACACCATGGCGTTCAACGTCCTGTGTCACCTCCGCCACGACATGCTTGCCCCGGACGGTCCGCTCCCGTTCGCCGTCCCCGAAGAGACCGACGCCCTGGTCGCACCCGCGGTCGAGTTCATGCTGGCCGGCCTGCCCCAGATGCAGGGGCCCGAACTCGCCGCCACCGTCGCCCAACCGCTCGTCCTCGACCTGACCGGACCGGGCGCCACCACCGTCACCGTTCTCCCCGCCACCCGGCAGGACGCACGCCTGACCGTGCGGCCAGGAGCCGGTGGCGCCACCAGGATCACCAGTACGGCATCCGACTTCATCGCGTGGGGCACCACCCGCGAACCCTGGCGCGACCACTGCCGCGTCACCGGAGACACATCCGCCGCGACGCCGTTCCTCGACCGCCTCGACATCATCTGA
- a CDS encoding NAD(P)-dependent alcohol dehydrogenase: MPEPAPDEILLKVAATGMCRSDYQLVEGYFKGPFPVDLPYIPGHEVTGRVAGLGSGVPKSVGYAEGDMVVVNPSWGDGTCRQCREGNEQLCSGNGRWVGFGPPGGFAEYMAVEYRHAVPVSEEAAKAPELLAPMTDAGMTPYRGMRKLRDAGKLGPARTVAVTGIGGLGSYAVQYAKLLGSGATVVALARTDSKLDVAKENGADHGVNVRDKSTEAIQDELESLTGRRTVDAILDCVGSEASISMGFDLLGPEGALAAVGLMSHRVEHNQFPFVGTELSYLGSFWGNHLDLVEVLSLSEAGLVKHNVTKVGLEDINENLEALGRGEVIGRQVIVFD; encoded by the coding sequence GTGCCCGAACCCGCGCCGGACGAGATTCTGCTGAAGGTCGCCGCGACCGGTATGTGCCGAAGCGACTACCAGCTCGTCGAGGGCTACTTCAAAGGCCCCTTTCCCGTCGACCTTCCCTACATCCCCGGCCATGAGGTCACGGGCCGGGTGGCGGGACTGGGCAGCGGCGTACCGAAATCGGTCGGCTACGCGGAGGGGGACATGGTCGTGGTCAACCCCAGCTGGGGTGACGGCACATGCCGCCAGTGCCGCGAGGGCAACGAACAACTGTGCAGCGGCAACGGCAGGTGGGTGGGCTTCGGCCCTCCGGGAGGCTTCGCCGAGTACATGGCGGTGGAGTACCGTCACGCGGTCCCGGTCTCGGAGGAGGCCGCGAAGGCCCCCGAGCTCCTGGCTCCCATGACAGACGCGGGCATGACCCCGTACCGCGGGATGAGAAAGCTCCGGGACGCGGGCAAGCTCGGACCGGCCCGCACCGTCGCCGTCACGGGAATCGGTGGTCTGGGCAGCTACGCGGTCCAGTACGCGAAGCTGCTGGGAAGCGGGGCGACCGTGGTGGCCCTCGCGCGCACGGACAGCAAGCTGGACGTCGCGAAGGAGAACGGCGCGGACCACGGGGTCAACGTCAGGGACAAGTCCACCGAGGCCATCCAGGACGAACTGGAGAGCCTCACCGGCCGCAGGACGGTCGACGCCATCCTGGACTGTGTCGGCAGCGAGGCGTCCATCTCCATGGGCTTCGATCTGCTGGGCCCCGAAGGCGCGCTGGCGGCCGTGGGCCTCATGAGCCACCGCGTCGAGCACAACCAGTTCCCCTTCGTGGGTACGGAGCTGTCCTATCTCGGTTCCTTCTGGGGCAACCATCTGGACCTCGTCGAGGTGCTCTCCCTCTCCGAAGCCGGCCTCGTCAAGCACAACGTCACCAAAGTCGGACTGGAGGACATCAACGAGAACCTGGAGGCACTGGGGCGCGGCGAAGTCATCGGGCGGCAGGTCATCGTCTTCGACTGA